One Endozoicomonas gorgoniicola DNA window includes the following coding sequences:
- a CDS encoding DEAD/DEAH box helicase, with the protein MSNYFINISGCLEKYKDYEGAKNWLSKAEGQLSSSDYESLVIKLSDQFPVEFSRPEFKFLKGGIKTPKEKKDEVIYALRNADYTSAEDLYRSYFGTEINQDFFSIQEFFGLRDQYKKQNPIKDLNSRVKSPLSEIEEELNVDLLTHLNYLDKPFFRRVQTEKGDYYITKVSHQDLSTIKGLHKGFARHLPWHHYLAYDILSVEVGDRGYYGAVNLVGDYKPDRNDLTDVTYLTPRGRSYFSSASETLTNDSSEISRKIDAENFMRMKQVIPTPSQIRAIYADGDYIIDGPAGTGKSTSLLQKLLIMTSQKGIKEESLMILVKHDGLIDPFKELLMEMGMHGIFLNSVKGFLYSQLGDDFNSVSLEVLDETKELSGTLRSAVEELLNKEKPTQDDVDYLPNSMVDISIIKPYFNNYCQLCDDIRRTDAERSKCVSKIMADIEEQFGFDKKMLSHEEKENAFESKIKYRQNLEFDQKDNKEIAKLIKEYRDVERLYNASGDDSKSLYVTVLKSIEKRFQGLGETVSGTDKGDKIHRLGDYIKTNIAKNMEGHKEVLQKELSKKKIAAVNDNSVYLGLDKQLSKLNQLFDDAMLKLKSVFFDKALVAKSELHRKMMGLHLGVNSMKANYQSIIIDEAQDVPVNFIELVSCYSKQIILAGDEAQRENSMGLGKWSNLRNKTGFYSNGVQSIFKLRHNFRQTYELGNLSYNYRQLLLDKPIEDLEADYFDNQKGFDVPAVVDEKYLCKTIDEKLKFIVDGFLNKFPLAIICNDEEAQKQIICVLSGQGYKVSSDETNDNVDVVVLNANQIAGREYPVVVAILCETMTENTIYIILSRAKFDLTLVIPSNYQIDDHLCRLRNSNMLIDLT; encoded by the coding sequence ATGTCGAACTATTTTATCAATATTTCTGGCTGTCTTGAAAAATATAAAGATTACGAGGGGGCAAAAAACTGGTTAAGCAAGGCTGAAGGCCAATTAAGTTCGTCAGATTATGAATCTTTGGTTATAAAACTATCTGATCAATTTCCAGTTGAATTTAGCAGGCCTGAATTTAAATTTTTAAAAGGTGGTATTAAAACGCCTAAGGAGAAAAAAGATGAAGTAATTTATGCTCTCAGAAATGCTGACTATACAAGTGCAGAGGATTTGTACAGATCATATTTCGGAACTGAAATCAATCAAGATTTTTTCAGTATTCAAGAATTTTTTGGTTTGAGAGATCAGTATAAAAAACAAAATCCAATAAAAGATTTAAATTCACGCGTTAAAAGCCCTCTTTCAGAGATAGAAGAAGAATTAAACGTTGATTTACTTACTCACTTGAATTATTTAGACAAGCCTTTTTTCAGAAGAGTTCAGACTGAAAAAGGAGATTACTACATCACCAAAGTATCCCATCAAGATTTGAGTACTATCAAGGGTCTACATAAGGGGTTTGCAAGGCATTTGCCTTGGCACCATTATTTAGCTTATGACATATTAAGCGTAGAAGTTGGAGATAGAGGCTATTATGGTGCAGTTAATTTGGTAGGTGATTATAAGCCAGATAGAAATGATCTGACAGATGTAACATATTTGACACCAAGAGGGCGCTCATATTTTTCCAGTGCATCAGAAACGTTGACTAACGATTCATCAGAAATCTCTCGTAAAATTGATGCAGAAAATTTTATGAGAATGAAACAGGTCATACCTACACCAAGTCAGATTAGAGCAATTTATGCAGACGGCGACTATATAATTGATGGACCGGCAGGAACTGGTAAGTCAACATCTCTATTACAAAAGCTGCTGATCATGACTTCTCAAAAAGGCATTAAAGAAGAAAGCCTTATGATACTTGTGAAGCACGATGGATTGATTGATCCATTTAAAGAATTGTTAATGGAAATGGGGATGCATGGTATTTTCCTGAACTCTGTTAAGGGTTTTCTCTACTCTCAGCTTGGAGATGATTTCAACAGTGTATCATTAGAAGTTTTGGATGAAACGAAAGAACTCTCAGGTACATTGAGATCAGCTGTAGAGGAACTTCTGAACAAAGAGAAACCGACTCAGGATGATGTTGACTATTTGCCAAATTCGATGGTAGATATTTCAATTATAAAGCCATATTTTAATAACTATTGTCAATTATGTGATGATATAAGAAGAACTGATGCTGAACGATCGAAATGTGTATCAAAAATTATGGCTGATATCGAGGAACAGTTTGGGTTTGATAAAAAAATGCTTTCTCATGAAGAGAAAGAGAACGCTTTTGAGAGTAAGATAAAATATCGACAAAACTTGGAGTTTGACCAGAAAGATAATAAAGAAATAGCAAAGTTAATTAAGGAGTATAGGGATGTAGAAAGACTCTATAATGCTTCAGGTGATGATAGTAAATCTCTGTATGTTACAGTTTTAAAAAGTATTGAAAAGAGATTTCAGGGTCTCGGAGAAACAGTGTCCGGTACTGACAAAGGGGATAAAATTCATAGGCTTGGGGACTATATAAAAACAAATATAGCCAAAAATATGGAGGGGCATAAGGAGGTTTTACAAAAGGAGTTGTCTAAGAAAAAGATAGCTGCTGTTAATGATAATTCTGTCTATCTCGGATTAGATAAACAACTTTCAAAACTTAATCAATTATTTGATGATGCCATGCTGAAATTAAAATCAGTATTTTTTGATAAGGCATTAGTTGCAAAGTCAGAATTGCATCGAAAGATGATGGGGCTGCATTTAGGTGTCAACTCCATGAAAGCTAACTACCAAAGTATTATTATTGATGAGGCTCAGGATGTCCCAGTTAATTTTATTGAGTTGGTAAGTTGCTACTCAAAGCAAATAATTCTTGCTGGAGATGAAGCTCAGAGAGAAAACTCGATGGGCTTAGGAAAATGGTCAAATCTTCGTAATAAAACAGGTTTTTACTCTAATGGCGTACAGTCCATCTTTAAACTCAGACATAATTTCAGACAGACTTATGAGTTGGGTAATCTGAGTTATAATTACAGGCAGCTTCTGCTTGATAAACCTATTGAAGATTTAGAAGCTGACTATTTTGACAATCAAAAAGGATTCGATGTTCCAGCTGTAGTTGATGAAAAATATTTATGTAAAACCATTGACGAGAAGTTGAAATTTATTGTAGATGGTTTTCTTAATAAATTTCCGTTGGCAATTATTTGTAATGATGAAGAGGCTCAGAAACAAATTATTTGTGTATTATCAGGTCAAGGGTATAAAGTGTCTTCTGATGAAACAAACGATAACGTGGATGTAGTAGTTCTTAATGCCAACCAAATAGCTGGTCGTGAGTATCCCGTCGTAGTTGCGATATTATGTGAAACAATGACAGAAAATACTATTTATATTATCCTGAGTCGTGCAAAGTTTGACCTTACTCTTGTTATTCCTTCTAACTATCAAATTGATGATCATTTATGCAGGTTGAGGAACTCAAATATGCTAATCGATCTAACTTGA
- a CDS encoding DUF1788 domain-containing protein, giving the protein MSDIQNLLSELYHTIKKESFAGGRGRGSQEPYYVFDYDPACELEVRHYIQNTLMTKLPKRTEDGEVIPESLNIFQVVIEELRSEGFYDGALDLQLEDGDEELIEALAGIVNSEYLAERIANKLEDSASNLLLLHGVGSAYPLICVHSLLSSLQSHLKKITVVLFFPGEYNEHSFKLLNQFEESPHYHSHRLLA; this is encoded by the coding sequence ATGAGTGATATTCAGAACTTGCTCAGTGAGCTGTATCACACCATCAAGAAAGAATCATTTGCTGGTGGCAGAGGGCGGGGCTCTCAGGAACCTTATTATGTTTTTGACTATGACCCAGCCTGTGAACTGGAGGTTCGTCATTACATACAAAACACACTAATGACCAAACTCCCCAAAAGAACAGAAGATGGGGAGGTTATTCCCGAGAGTCTGAATATTTTTCAGGTTGTTATCGAAGAATTACGGTCTGAGGGCTTTTATGACGGAGCACTTGATCTGCAACTTGAAGATGGTGATGAGGAACTGATAGAAGCGTTAGCAGGCATTGTGAATTCCGAATACCTGGCTGAGCGCATAGCCAATAAACTGGAAGACTCGGCCAGCAACCTGCTCCTGCTTCATGGGGTGGGGAGTGCATACCCCCTGATCTGTGTACATTCGCTGTTGAGCAGCCTCCAGTCTCACCTTAAAAAGATAACTGTCGTACTCTTTTTTCCGGGTGAGTACAACGAACATAGCTTCAAGTTGTTAAATCAGTTTGAAGAGTCACCTCACTACCACTCCCATCGTCTACTGGCGTGA
- a CDS encoding DUF1819 family protein, which produces MNQKYSADLASVSLKLTEARAVARLMLEKVSGQQWQQAIQRDNVLMLGNPATAKRHANALRSRLATLDDRGLVMVSQGNHAVALQILLAATLKYSSILRDFIELLIKPQVALGNLELPRHRWRGFLESCYARDPEMKPWADSTVARIGTAVFSILQESGYINDTRKPVLQPVLIEHSVGEYLKKQGDEAILRTMKVFES; this is translated from the coding sequence ATGAACCAGAAATACAGTGCTGACCTGGCTTCTGTATCCCTCAAGTTGACTGAAGCCAGAGCTGTAGCCCGACTAATGCTTGAGAAAGTTTCAGGGCAGCAGTGGCAACAGGCTATTCAGCGTGACAATGTGCTGATGCTAGGCAATCCGGCTACAGCCAAACGACATGCAAATGCTCTAAGGAGCCGACTGGCAACCCTTGATGATCGGGGTTTAGTTATGGTGAGTCAGGGGAATCATGCTGTAGCACTGCAAATCCTGCTTGCAGCGACCCTCAAGTACAGCAGCATTCTGAGAGACTTTATTGAACTCTTGATCAAGCCGCAAGTTGCTTTAGGTAATCTGGAACTTCCAAGGCATCGCTGGCGTGGCTTTCTGGAAAGTTGCTATGCCCGAGATCCGGAAATGAAACCATGGGCAGACAGTACTGTGGCTAGAATTGGTACTGCTGTGTTCAGCATCCTGCAAGAATCCGGCTATATCAATGACACTCGGAAGCCTGTTCTGCAGCCAGTGCTGATTGAACATTCAGTTGGTGAATATCTTAAGAAGCAAGGTGATGAAGCCATCTTGCGTACGATGAAGGTGTTTGAGTCATGA
- a CDS encoding ISNCY family transposase (programmed frameshift), with the protein MRQTINPQMQLGEVDISAITFNPKSRDDIPRLLRGLQHIWVTPDLREQVFQVLESMIPASSNNGRPGMDLWNILVFGTLRLVTNCDYDRLQELANEHGTLRKMLGHGPYCTHSYHIQTLQDNISLFTPEILDQVNQIVVAAGHQLVKKKDEPLYGRADSFVVKTDVHFPTDISLLNDACRKAIEFASTLAGQYQLPAWRQREYLKKQHRKRYHKVRNLKHSVAACEFKQRSRQHDIETAHLEYIKYSLDIIRKAESTAALVEKSAPDESALENLKYYIAHSRHQINLIYRRVIEHQQIPHSDKVFSIFEPHTEWISKGKAGVPVELGLRVCVLQDQFGFTLNHHVMQKQTDDQVAVPIAKGAKQRFPMLSQVSYDKGFWSPANLEELDGFLERTILPKKGRLSAEDKKREHHLEFTRAKRKHSAVESDINALEANGLDKCPDKGIDAFKRYVALAVVGGNLKRLGRILQERDF; encoded by the exons ATGCGTCAAACCATTAATCCACAAATGCAGTTGGGCGAGGTTGATATCTCCGCCATCACATTCAACCCCAAGTCCAGAGATGATATTCCCCGGCTTTTGCGGGGCTTGCAGCACATATGGGTTACACCTGATCTGAGAGAGCAGGTCTTTCAAGTTCTTGAAAGTATGATTCCTGCCAGCAGTAATAATGGTCGTCCCGGTATGGATCTCTGGAACATACTGGTGTTTGGCACCCTGCGGCTGGTCACTAACTGTGATTATGACCGTCTTCAGGAGCTGGCCAATGAACACGGCACGCTACGGAAAATGCTTGGGCACGGTCCTTACTGCACGCACTCTTATCATATCCAGACATTGCAGGATAATATCAGCCTGTTCACGCCCGAAATACTGGACCAGGTAAACCAGATTGTCGTGGCAGCAGGCCATCAACTGGTTAAAAAAA AAGATGAGCCGCTATATGGCCGTGCCGATTCGTTTGTAGTCAAGACCGATGTTCATTTTCCCACAGACATCAGCCTGTTAAACGATGCCTGTCGTAAGGCTATTGAGTTTGCGTCCACCCTGGCTGGCCAGTACCAGTTACCAGCGTGGCGTCAGCGGGAATACCTGAAAAAACAGCATCGAAAGCGCTATCACAAGGTGCGGAATCTGAAACATTCCGTTGCTGCCTGCGAGTTTAAACAGCGGTCACGTCAGCACGATATTGAAACGGCACACCTTGAATACATTAAGTACAGTCTCGACATTATCCGCAAGGCAGAAAGCACAGCTGCCCTGGTAGAAAAAAGCGCCCCCGATGAGTCTGCGCTGGAGAATCTCAAATACTACATTGCCCACAGTCGTCACCAGATTAATCTGATTTATCGTCGGGTGATCGAGCATCAGCAGATTCCTCACAGCGACAAGGTGTTCTCGATTTTTGAACCCCACACAGAATGGATCAGCAAGGGTAAAGCCGGAGTTCCTGTAGAGTTGGGGTTGCGGGTATGCGTACTGCAAGACCAGTTTGGCTTCACGCTGAATCACCATGTGATGCAAAAGCAGACAGACGATCAGGTTGCAGTGCCTATCGCAAAAGGAGCAAAACAACGCTTTCCCATGCTGAGCCAGGTCAGTTATGACAAAGGGTTCTGGAGCCCCGCCAACCTTGAGGAACTTGATGGCTTTCTGGAACGAACCATTCTGCCGAAGAAAGGCAGGCTTTCCGCAGAAGACAAAAAACGAGAGCACCACCTTGAGTTTACCCGGGCAAAAAGAAAGCATTCCGCCGTAGAGTCTGACATTAATGCTCTGGAAGCCAATGGCCTCGATAAATGTCCGGACAAGGGCATTGATGCCTTCAAGCGCTATGTTGCCCTTGCGGTTGTGGGTGGCAACCTGAAGCGCTTGGGCAGGATTTTACAAGAACGGGATTTTTAG